In one Epinephelus lanceolatus isolate andai-2023 chromosome 19, ASM4190304v1, whole genome shotgun sequence genomic region, the following are encoded:
- the zmat5 gene encoding zinc finger matrin-type protein 5, producing the protein MGKRYYCDYCDRSFQDNMHNRKKHLNGVQHHRAKKAWYDYFRDSSAILYDEQTKKPCRKFLQKGICDFGPNCRFSHMSEEDLFNLKRQVEDERRHREGSVDRMIPGQSIEEWLSRREKKQTALSIKGDRENKEDSEEGQEESEILQQLLSIPDLPPSLLPPPPGGWKVTENTEWG; encoded by the exons ATGGGGAAGAGATACTACTGTGACTACTGCGACCGGTCCTTTCAGGACAACATGCATAACAGGAAAAAACATCTGAATGGTGTTCAGCATCACCGAGCCAAAAAAGCCTGGTATGACTATTTCAGAG ACTCTTCAGCCATTCTGTATGACGAGCAAACAAAGAAACCCTGCAGGAAGTTTCTCCAAAAAG GAATTTGTGATTTTGGCCCGAACTGCAGGTTTTCCCACATGTCTGAAGAGGAtctgtttaatttaaaaagacagGTGGAAG ATGAGAGAAGGCACAGAGAGGGCTCTGTAGACAGAATGATACCCGGGCAAAGCATTGAAGAATGGCTCTCCAGAAGAGAAAAGAAGCAAACTGCCCTCAGTATCAAAGG AGATCGGGAAAATAAGGAAGACAGCGAAGAGGGCCAAGAAGAAAGTGAAATACTTCAACAGCTCCTCTCCATCCCTGACCTTCCACCCTCTCTCCTACCGCCTCCTCCAGGCGGATGGAAAgtcacagagaacacagagtgGGGGTGA